A genome region from Arachidicoccus soli includes the following:
- a CDS encoding arylsulfatase: protein MIKISAIILTSFLLGFVSNATKAQASRETKPNIIFILADDMGYGDAGCYGQKLIQTPNIDKLAKEGMLFTQFYAGTAVCSPSRSSFMTGTHTGHTPVRGNISVKPEGQWPLPDTTISIARLLQEAGYVTGAFGKWGLGGINTSGDPLKQGFDVFFGYNSQTLAHNYYPDHLWENDTRINYNNTPQHQVYYSAEIIQQQALEFIDKYKNKPFFLYLPYTLPHAALQVPDDSIFEYYKRQFKEKPIAVPKVWNGKKLQPQAYPHAAYATMVSRLDLYVGQIIERLKALGLNNNTIVIFTSDNGPHAEGGNDPYFFNSNGSLRGIKRDVYEGGIREPMIAYWPGKIKAGSVSNYIGAFWDFVPTFAAIAHVQAPNYSDGLSILPTLLSSENQKQHKYLYWEFHEQGGKQAVRMRDWKAVRLNVMNDKNAPIELYNLKIDPRETNNIAKSHPEIVDKMKKIMATAHIKSQAFPFGEVDANK, encoded by the coding sequence ATGATTAAAATATCGGCAATAATATTGACCTCGTTTTTATTAGGCTTTGTTTCAAATGCAACTAAAGCGCAAGCGAGCAGAGAAACAAAGCCCAATATTATTTTCATTTTAGCAGATGATATGGGCTATGGTGATGCCGGCTGTTATGGCCAAAAACTAATACAAACGCCCAACATAGATAAACTTGCAAAAGAAGGAATGTTGTTTACGCAATTTTATGCTGGTACTGCAGTTTGTTCTCCTTCGCGTTCTTCTTTCATGACTGGTACGCATACAGGTCACACACCCGTAAGAGGAAATATTTCTGTAAAACCGGAAGGGCAATGGCCACTGCCCGATACCACAATCTCAATTGCTCGTTTATTACAAGAAGCAGGATATGTAACCGGAGCATTTGGAAAATGGGGTTTAGGAGGAATCAATACTTCGGGAGACCCGCTAAAGCAAGGCTTTGATGTCTTTTTTGGCTATAACAGTCAAACTTTGGCGCATAATTATTACCCAGATCATTTATGGGAAAATGATACACGTATTAACTATAATAACACACCACAACATCAGGTATATTATTCTGCTGAAATTATACAACAGCAGGCATTGGAGTTTATTGATAAGTACAAAAACAAACCCTTCTTTTTATACTTGCCCTACACCCTGCCGCACGCAGCTTTACAAGTGCCGGATGATAGTATTTTTGAATATTATAAAAGGCAGTTTAAAGAAAAGCCCATTGCTGTTCCCAAAGTTTGGAATGGTAAAAAATTGCAACCGCAGGCATATCCGCATGCAGCCTATGCAACCATGGTCTCACGCCTGGATTTATATGTTGGACAGATAATAGAAAGGCTAAAAGCATTAGGCTTAAATAATAATACCATCGTAATTTTTACAAGCGATAATGGACCGCATGCGGAAGGGGGAAATGATCCTTATTTCTTTAATAGCAATGGTTCACTGCGCGGTATTAAACGTGATGTTTACGAAGGAGGTATTCGAGAGCCAATGATTGCTTATTGGCCTGGGAAAATAAAGGCAGGGTCTGTTTCTAATTATATTGGTGCATTCTGGGACTTTGTCCCAACTTTTGCAGCTATTGCACATGTACAAGCACCAAATTATTCAGATGGCTTATCAATTTTACCTACACTTTTGAGCAGCGAAAATCAAAAACAGCATAAATATTTATATTGGGAGTTTCATGAACAAGGGGGTAAGCAGGCTGTTAGGATGCGAGATTGGAAAGCAGTCCGCTTAAACGTAATGAATGACAAAAATGCTCCAATTGAATTATACAATTTAAAAATAGATCCCAGAGAAACAAACAATATTGCCAAAAGTCATCCTGAAATTGTAGACAAAATGAAAAAAATAATGGCAACGGCGCATATAAAAAGTCAAGCATTTCCTTTTGGTGAAGTGGATGCAAATAAATAA
- a CDS encoding rhamnogalacturonan acetylesterase, protein MMRTKIKYQALLITLLLMSFSFAGKKKIRIFMAGDSTMQNYNINKTPQRGWGQMLPSFFNKDVTIFNEARGGRSTKSFIKEGLWQKLLDAVQKDDWVFIEFGHNDQDKRKPERYTPPENYKRNLEKMVKDVLAKGAHPILLTPIAMRSFKPDGKYYDGHGIYPEKVKEVAKELNVPLIDLDKSYGEVVSNLGSEKSKALFMNFGPNIYKAFPNGDKDNTHQREAGATEIAKLAVQGIKDNNIKPLIENLK, encoded by the coding sequence ATGATGAGGACAAAAATAAAATATCAGGCACTTTTAATTACACTGCTTTTAATGTCTTTTTCCTTTGCGGGTAAGAAGAAAATTAGAATTTTTATGGCAGGCGATTCTACTATGCAGAATTACAATATTAATAAAACGCCGCAAAGAGGCTGGGGGCAGATGCTCCCAAGCTTCTTTAATAAGGATGTAACTATTTTCAATGAAGCGAGAGGCGGTCGTAGTACAAAGTCTTTTATCAAAGAAGGCCTATGGCAAAAACTTTTAGATGCTGTACAAAAAGATGATTGGGTATTTATTGAGTTTGGGCACAATGATCAAGACAAGCGAAAACCTGAACGCTATACACCTCCCGAGAACTATAAGCGTAATTTAGAAAAGATGGTCAAAGATGTTTTAGCAAAGGGCGCGCATCCGATTTTGTTGACTCCTATTGCCATGCGTTCTTTTAAACCCGACGGAAAATATTATGACGGACATGGTATTTATCCGGAAAAGGTAAAAGAGGTGGCCAAAGAGTTGAATGTCCCATTGATAGATTTAGACAAATCTTATGGAGAAGTAGTTAGCAACTTAGGATCAGAAAAATCAAAAGCATTGTTTATGAATTTTGGGCCAAACATTTATAAAGCATTTCCCAATGGAGACAAAGATAATACACATCAAAGGGAAGCTGGAGCCACTGAAATAGCAAAACTTGCTGTGCAGGGAATTAAAGATAATAATATAAAACCATTAATTGAAAACCTCAAATAA
- a CDS encoding RagB/SusD family nutrient uptake outer membrane protein, with translation MKKIIFPVLIGIISLSSCSKNFLNQTPTSSITVGSFYKSQQDIQQAVTGVYASLRDWPVDIYWYLSEIRSSNYYVTADGAQRDWYDYSNFSDNSSDQTLYTAWQSLYQLINRANTVLQNIDNISITPATLRTQYKAEARFLRAYAYFQLVRLWGNVPLVTKVISPTEGIQIGQSAPAEVYKFITSEMNAIQDSLPAVYTGSDVGRATKWAVKGVLAKVYLTMVGNPINQADKEDSAQVLLKQIIDNEGSTADLTFTPNYANLFGYKNDNLHNIFEVQYVSGGLGEGSTYPSQNYPPGLNTSLVSVSSLLFNSSVQVSNDLIQAYNPNDLRFNVTIDTSWLNNYSPATISNIPFYKKFVDFGLTTLTSYNDWPENFPLLRYADVLLMYAETINDLSGGPTATATAILNRIRTRAGLPPIAPASKSDFALALENEYRLEFADEGQYWFYLLRTNRAIPVMNAWFAATGQNKTIDAHNLLYPIPQTQIDIYPGLYTQNNGY, from the coding sequence ATGAAAAAGATAATATTCCCAGTTTTAATAGGTATAATTTCCCTATCTTCTTGTAGCAAAAATTTTTTAAATCAAACACCCACTTCAAGTATTACTGTAGGTAGTTTTTATAAATCACAGCAAGATATTCAGCAAGCCGTTACAGGTGTATATGCTAGTTTGAGAGACTGGCCCGTAGATATATATTGGTACTTATCAGAAATAAGATCCTCCAATTATTATGTAACTGCAGACGGCGCACAAAGAGACTGGTATGATTATTCAAATTTCTCAGATAACTCTTCTGATCAAACGCTGTATACTGCTTGGCAATCATTGTATCAACTTATCAATAGAGCCAATACCGTTCTCCAAAATATTGACAATATCTCTATTACCCCGGCAACATTGAGAACACAATATAAAGCGGAAGCCCGCTTTTTGAGAGCCTATGCGTATTTTCAATTAGTGAGACTCTGGGGAAATGTACCATTGGTAACGAAGGTGATATCTCCAACGGAAGGTATTCAAATTGGTCAATCTGCGCCAGCAGAAGTTTATAAATTTATTACCTCAGAAATGAATGCGATACAAGATTCATTGCCTGCGGTTTATACTGGAAGTGACGTAGGGCGTGCTACTAAATGGGCAGTCAAAGGTGTACTTGCTAAAGTTTATCTTACGATGGTTGGAAACCCAATAAATCAAGCGGATAAAGAAGATAGTGCACAAGTTTTGCTAAAGCAAATCATAGATAATGAAGGTTCTACTGCCGATTTAACTTTTACGCCCAATTACGCAAATCTTTTCGGATACAAAAACGACAATCTGCACAATATTTTTGAAGTGCAATATGTTTCCGGCGGACTTGGAGAAGGAAGCACCTATCCATCGCAAAACTATCCTCCAGGGTTAAATACGAGCTTAGTGAGTGTCTCTTCTCTTCTCTTCAATTCAAGTGTGCAAGTCTCTAATGATTTAATACAAGCTTATAATCCTAACGATTTGCGGTTTAATGTAACCATTGATACCTCTTGGCTCAATAATTATAGTCCGGCAACTATTTCAAATATTCCTTTTTATAAAAAGTTTGTCGATTTTGGATTGACAACTTTGACAAGTTACAACGACTGGCCCGAAAATTTCCCGCTTCTAAGATATGCAGACGTGTTACTGATGTATGCAGAAACCATCAACGATCTTTCTGGTGGACCTACTGCCACTGCAACAGCTATATTGAATAGAATTCGCACACGTGCCGGATTGCCTCCCATTGCTCCTGCATCTAAAAGCGATTTTGCATTGGCATTGGAAAATGAGTACAGACTGGAGTTTGCAGATGAGGGGCAATACTGGTTTTATCTGTTGAGGACTAATAGAGCAATACCTGTTATGAATGCCTGGTTTGCTGCAACTGGGCAGAATAAAACAATCGATGCACACAATCTATTGTATCCAATTCCACAAACGCAAATTGATATTTATCCTGGGTTATATACACAAAATAATGGGTATTAA
- a CDS encoding SusC/RagA family TonB-linked outer membrane protein, with the protein MQVKSLKRTRCKLLISFFLCTFSLKIFAQQIKTISGFVKDSITHLPLNGVSVLEQGTNHGTTTDPLGKFSFHPSNEHAILVFSYLGYIVKRISLNENMNLNQIYLAPDTKSLSDVVVIGYGSQNKKDLTGAVSEITSKEIADRPITRIEQAMQGHMAGVQVRATTGQPGAALQIRVRGSASVNGSNDPLYVVDGVPVTDLNDINPDDIASISVLKDAASTAIYGSRATNGVVLITTKAGQAGKTRFTFNTTYTTQSLAKKMDLLSGPEFIDLATQIEDSNYVKRGLQLGKTWSATDPISVREANLGSTARNSTYIPDSRWAYGTDSLSYVDWQDAFYQNAPMVNYELAASGGTGKITYRISGGYLGQNGIGAYTGYKRFSLRANFQAQLTSFLKLGLDLAPSYSMSNGGNVDGKDAQSHHVLSMVPVVEKDAGINSGVAPYGPYYWGGSTQSPIAYQKATTNNVNLQRLLSNLYLSADIMNGLNFKVTGGWNSSQENHKTYHPSIGLNQLPGSSSSGTYATANSQYYLFESILSYNRSFGKSRINAIVGYTAEETINANTSLSANKFANDDLTTISNATSTITAATQTELKRTLLSYLSRVQYSYDDKYLLSASFRRDGSSIFGANNKWGDFPSVGLGWNVANESFMKNISWLSQFKLRYSLGENGNNGIPDYLAYGGIASSNYSFNNSLINGYVPSSISNANLHWEKTRSGDFGLDFGIIKDRITGTVDYYNKKTTDMLLNVPFALSTGFASGYENIGNLSNKGWEFLLNTRNLTGRFQWGTSLNFSVNQNKILALGNGNAPIHTGFSNLTQIDEVGKPIGEYYLYDAIGVYKDQNDLNNSPHMSTNKVGDVKYKDVNKDGVIDANDRTDMGQPDPKFNWGVYNTFSFKGFDLSLLIQGSGGNMVYNLIGRAIDRPGMGFSTNALGRWRNRWRSPTDPGDGYTPRIDGTTGGLYDSRWLYSGTYARFKNITIGYNLPHNLIKGIASARIYVSGENLFYIKNSDYGGYSPELENNVTGSNYDYGAYPDARSILVGINIGF; encoded by the coding sequence GCTCAAAATATTTGCACAGCAAATAAAAACCATTTCAGGGTTTGTAAAAGACTCTATCACCCATCTTCCTCTGAATGGTGTTTCTGTACTGGAACAAGGAACCAACCATGGCACTACTACTGACCCTTTGGGTAAGTTTAGTTTTCATCCTTCAAATGAACATGCTATTCTCGTTTTTTCTTATTTGGGGTACATTGTAAAGCGCATAAGCCTTAATGAGAATATGAATCTTAATCAGATTTATTTGGCACCTGATACAAAGTCATTAAGCGATGTTGTTGTAATCGGCTATGGCTCTCAAAATAAAAAAGATTTAACCGGAGCTGTTTCGGAAATTACTTCAAAGGAAATAGCAGATAGGCCCATTACACGTATTGAGCAAGCAATGCAAGGTCATATGGCTGGTGTACAAGTTAGAGCCACTACTGGTCAACCTGGTGCTGCATTGCAAATCCGTGTAAGGGGTTCTGCATCGGTAAATGGTAGTAATGATCCTTTGTATGTTGTTGATGGAGTTCCTGTTACTGATTTGAATGATATCAATCCAGATGATATAGCATCTATCAGTGTGTTGAAGGATGCCGCTTCTACGGCCATTTATGGTTCGAGAGCGACCAATGGTGTCGTTTTAATTACTACAAAAGCTGGACAAGCCGGCAAAACCAGATTTACTTTTAATACAACCTATACGACGCAAAGCTTAGCAAAAAAGATGGATTTACTTTCGGGTCCAGAATTTATAGATTTGGCGACACAAATAGAAGATTCAAATTACGTAAAAAGAGGGTTGCAACTTGGAAAAACCTGGAGCGCAACAGACCCCATTAGTGTAAGAGAGGCGAATTTAGGAAGCACTGCGCGTAATTCTACTTACATACCCGATTCCAGATGGGCTTATGGAACAGATAGTTTGAGTTATGTAGACTGGCAAGATGCATTTTATCAAAATGCGCCAATGGTGAATTATGAATTGGCTGCTTCAGGAGGAACAGGAAAAATCACTTATAGAATATCCGGAGGTTATTTGGGGCAAAATGGTATTGGTGCATATACCGGGTATAAGCGTTTTTCTTTACGTGCAAATTTTCAAGCACAACTTACTTCCTTCTTAAAACTAGGATTAGATTTAGCACCATCTTATTCAATGTCAAATGGAGGAAATGTTGATGGTAAAGATGCGCAATCGCACCACGTACTTTCCATGGTGCCGGTAGTAGAAAAAGATGCAGGAATCAATAGTGGTGTTGCCCCTTATGGACCTTATTATTGGGGTGGTTCAACCCAAAGCCCTATTGCTTATCAGAAAGCGACAACCAATAATGTCAACTTACAAAGATTATTGTCTAACTTATACTTAAGTGCAGACATAATGAATGGATTAAATTTTAAAGTTACGGGTGGATGGAATAGTAGTCAAGAAAATCATAAAACATATCATCCTTCAATTGGATTAAATCAATTGCCGGGTTCTTCAAGTAGTGGCACATATGCGACTGCTAATAGTCAATACTATCTTTTTGAATCTATATTAAGTTACAACCGTTCATTTGGAAAAAGTAGAATAAATGCAATTGTTGGTTATACTGCTGAAGAAACTATAAATGCGAATACATCCCTGAGTGCCAATAAGTTTGCAAATGATGATCTTACCACGATAAGTAATGCTACCTCTACCATTACTGCGGCTACACAAACCGAACTAAAAAGGACTTTGCTATCTTATTTATCGAGAGTTCAATATAGCTACGATGATAAATACTTGTTGAGTGCAAGTTTTAGAAGGGATGGTTCTTCTATTTTTGGCGCGAATAACAAATGGGGCGATTTTCCATCTGTTGGTTTGGGGTGGAATGTTGCGAATGAATCATTTATGAAGAATATTTCTTGGCTTTCTCAATTCAAATTGAGGTATAGTCTTGGCGAAAATGGCAACAACGGTATTCCCGATTATTTGGCCTACGGTGGAATAGCCTCTTCAAACTATTCTTTTAATAACTCATTAATTAACGGATATGTGCCAAGCTCTATTTCCAACGCCAATTTGCATTGGGAAAAAACAAGATCAGGTGATTTTGGGTTAGATTTTGGAATTATAAAAGACAGAATTACCGGAACAGTAGATTATTACAACAAAAAAACAACAGATATGTTGTTAAATGTGCCTTTTGCATTATCAACAGGTTTTGCAAGTGGCTATGAAAATATTGGTAATTTATCCAATAAAGGCTGGGAGTTTTTGTTGAATACCAGAAACCTTACTGGCAGGTTTCAATGGGGAACCAGTTTAAACTTTAGTGTAAACCAAAATAAAATTTTAGCATTGGGTAATGGAAATGCACCTATTCATACGGGTTTCAGCAATCTAACACAGATAGATGAAGTGGGTAAGCCAATAGGAGAATATTATTTATATGATGCAATTGGCGTGTATAAAGATCAAAACGATTTGAACAATAGCCCTCATATGTCAACCAACAAAGTTGGAGATGTAAAATACAAAGACGTGAATAAAGATGGCGTTATAGATGCGAATGATAGGACGGATATGGGGCAGCCGGATCCGAAATTTAATTGGGGAGTATATAATACATTCAGTTTTAAAGGATTCGATTTATCATTACTTATTCAAGGTTCTGGCGGTAATATGGTTTACAATCTAATTGGACGCGCAATAGATAGACCTGGAATGGGATTCTCTACGAATGCATTAGGAAGATGGAGAAACCGTTGGCGCTCTCCTACGGATCCAGGTGATGGATATACGCCTAGAATCGATGGTACAACGGGTGGTTTATATGATTCAAGATGGTTGTATAGTGGTACTTATGCAAGATTTAAAAATATTACTATCGGCTACAACCTTCCACATAATCTTATCAAAGGGATTGCATCGGCAAGAATTTATGTGAGCGGAGAAAATCTCTTTTATATCAAGAATAGCGATTATGGTGGCTATAGCCCCGAATTGGAAAATAATGTAACGGGATCAAATTATGATTATGGTGCTTACCCTGATGCAAGATCAATCTTGGTAGGTATTAATATTGGTTTTTAA